The Acinonyx jubatus isolate Ajub_Pintada_27869175 chromosome A2, VMU_Ajub_asm_v1.0, whole genome shotgun sequence genomic sequence TGGATTTtgctcaggattctgtctctccctctccctctgtcctcccctggcTTGTGcacatgtacactctctctctccctctctcaaaataataaacattaaaaaaaaaaaaaaaaaattctccctctgtccctctcccctgctcgcactctctttaaagaaaaaaggaaaaaaaaagtaaaaatatcaaatcactttgATGTATGCAAAATAAGAGGATATGGTATGttaactatatgccaataaaaaaatattgtaccTTCTTTTGTTCGCTTTAAAAAAGCACTAACttgacatacaaatggccaacaggtaatgaaaaggtgctcaacatcactaatcatcctgcaaatgcaaatcaaaaccacaagaggtatcacttcacatctgttacaatggctattatcaaaaagatgagagaaaacttttaaaaaaattttaatgttgatttatttttgagagagagacagagtacaagcaggggagaggcagagagagagggagacacagaatctgaagcgggctccaggctctgcgctgtcagcacagaactgatgcagggttcaaactcgtgaaccacaagatcatgacctgagccaaagtcggacgctcaactgactgagtcgccTAGGCGCCCTGAGAAATAACAACTTTTgatgaggatgtgcagaaaagaGAAACCTTGTACATTACTGGTGGagatgtaaattggtacagccactaggcaaaatagtatggaggtttgtcaaaaaattaaaaatagaactaccatatgatccagcaattcccctcctgggtatatatctgaaggaaatgaaaacactaaattgaaaagatatacactcccatgttcactgcagcattatttacaatagccaacatatggaaacaatctaagcgTCCATCAATGggtgcatggataaagaaaatgggggtgtatacaatggaatattactcaaccataaaaaagaagaaagaaatccttctatctacaacaacatgaatggagctttgtggtattatgctaagtgaaataagtcagagaaagacaaataccatatgatctcacctatatgtggaatctaaaaacaaaacaaaacaaaacaaaacccaaactcataGAGGACAGATTGTTGACAAAGAACAGActtgccagggctggggagggggtagggggcagatgaaatgggtgaaggggccaaaaggtacaaatttccagttccagaatgagtaagtcatgggatataatgtatagcatggtgactattaTTAATGTATTGTATAGTTGAGAGTTGCTGGGactaaatcttaaaagttctcaccacaagaaaacTATATATAGCGATAGATGTTAACTAGGgttggtgatcatttcataatgtacacAAATATCGAATCGTCATGTTCtacctcaataatttttttaaaagcacgaAGTTTCAAAATCAACTCATATATGtcacaaaccaaaaaaatgatACGATTTGCTTTACCTTAAACTGTGGCTTTTCAGAAGTGGTTAGTAAAACATCACTGAATAAcctgtaaagaaaagaaataaaaaaaagttttcataagCCAGGTGTCCTCTCAGATCAAAATGGAATGAGACATCTTTAGCCCATGAGGTTCCCACCACATCTCTCAGCCCTGGCCCAATCTACCAGTTTGTTCATGCTTATCAACAAACTCAAAGGAGTTTACAGGCCACCCAGGCTGACCTCGGAAAAACCTCAgaacctcctcccccacccccgctgccccTATTCCCTAATATTAGAGGGGCTATACCAGGAAGAGACTGGGTCAGCCCTGTACTGAAGGTTATTTCCCCACCTGTGGGACAGAAGACGTCTCCTGCTATATACTAAgcaataatgctttaaaaaaaatcagttttgcaAATCcttatattattatttcattatattactatatttattatattgcaAATAATGTACACAGTAGATATTGCTAAACAGAAGAACCAATTTCCCACCCTTGCCCCCACCTCTTTTTAAACACCAGAGGAGGataaaactctttctctctccccctttccttctttcccctgtttactctctccctaaaaataaaataaataagtctttttaaaatattgtgttacTAAAAACAACAGCATGAGGAATTCTGAACTGCTTTGACTAAAACAGTTGGGAGAATTTAAATGGCTGCTTGGACAGTGCCCAAATGGCTGTACGTGATTCTTTCCTTGAGGAGTCTCCCCTTTTCTAAAAAACAGGAAGTATGTCACAAGTAGAAATGACACCGTTAACTTTTCCCCACAGTgctcctggggtggctctggAGGTGGAGACATAACTCTCCTGTCCAGGCCACAGGTCCATTTACTTCCAGAAAACATGTTTTAACTGAACATAGCTCACGCCTCTTCATATATTCAAGTATTCTTCGCAAGGCTGAAGGCCACACGGTAGAAAGACTTAAGTGAGGAAAAAGCAATTTGGATTCACTTCAGCACTGAAAGACGGGGTGGAGAATGGAAGAGCTTCGGGGGGCAGAAGGGGGGCTGCAAATGCAAACCCAAGTAAATCAACATGGATACGGGCTGTTCCCTAACCACAAATGCATTTTCCTCTACCAGTTtgtgtgaaaattattttatttccctaactGGATCTATTCTTCTGTATTCACATTGCTGTTAAAGGAGGATGCTTGGGAGAGGGACATGCCAGTGTCAGCAGAATTTTAATATGTCACATTCTCAGGGCAAGGGCTTGGGCTGCTTGCCTCAGCACCAGCTTCCTTGGGGCCTAGGACGGCACCTGGGCTATAGCAGACCCTCTCTAAACACGAGGAACCTGAACTTACCACAACCTCCTCTGAGTTCTGGCTGTATGCACTTCCAGCTAAGTCCTGCCCTGTTCCCCACATTATTGTTTCCTGAGTACATGTGTTCTACAGCAAGCTGGTACAGACAAAGCACTGGGCACACTGCATGGCATGTCATGTTCACAAAAGATAAGCTGAACCAGTATTAATCATaatgaacatttgaaaagcacttattggggtgcctgggaggctcagtcagttaaatgtctgactcttgatttcagctcaggacatgacctcacagttcatgggttcaagccccaagtcgggctctgagctgacaagtttgaacgtgcttgggattctctctctctttctctgcccctctcctactcacatgttctctctccttcactctcaaaataaataaatcaactttaaaaaaaaagagagagagagaactcctttaaaaataaaataaaataaaaagcacttatTAAGTACCTGGCACTTTATTAGGAATCATCTCATTAAATCCTCCCAATAACCTTCTGAGGTGGGtcctattatcatcctcattttacagataaggaaactcagCTTCTAGACAGGAAACCTGCCAAAGGTCACCCAGGTAGAAGTGGTGAAGCTAGGTCCACCCCCATAACCCTTAGAGGTTATGTCTAAGCCTCAGACACATTCTACTTAACCATCTGCTGCCTCTCTAAGAAGGGATAGAAAATATACTGAGAGGCAAGGCCCCAAAGTACTATTTCAATTGTCTTGCTTAACTATTCATAACCCAGTTTAAGGGAGAATGCCTTCTGAGCTCTAAGCCCCTAGCACAAGGCCTGGTACATGtcagatgtttaataaatgttactcAGGGAGCAAAGGAACAAACAAGTGCATGGGAGGCAAGAAACGTGCTACCCTCCTCTTAGAGTTGGATCCACTGAGGCCTATGACTTGTGAACCAGTCACAGCTGAGGGCCAACTGGTGTGCTGAAACAGGGCCATAAAGGACAGCGCTTGAGCAAGCCCTCTGTCAGGATTTCCTAGGTGGGGGATGccatgggtacacacacacaatgctaaCACCAACAGGGAGAGACACGTGTGAGAGTGTGGACATCAAAGCAGAGCCATCAGACTACGGTAGCAGAGAGGTCACGAGGAAAGGTCATGATATCATGCTGCAAGTGACCAACAGCAAGCAGGTCACTCTAACTCTGCAAGGACCACGATTGGGTATTTACTATGGTACCAAGCACCTGGGTTAGTAGGCTGGCATTTGACATAGTTATGAAGATTACAACCAAGGCATATGATTGACTTACGGCATCTGTAAGAGCCGGGAGACGGTAGGCATGCCATTTTTACAGGCTTCACAAGACAGCGTAGACTCCAACACGGCCACTTGAAATGAACAGATACACATTTTAGTTCCACAGAACATGCTGGCAAATCCACTTGGTGATGAAAAGTTTGACACCACTTCGCAACAACTGTCTGCAGGCTGATCAGGATGGTGTCAAAACTCTTCACGCACAGACAGATGGTATACACGGGGGAGGGGGATGTTGGCACCATGGATGTTACCAATGACTCAAAATAAATGGTTCAGAAACCACATGCTGACAGAAAGCTAAATATATCTCAAAGATAATTGGAGGAAGGACTCAAGATATCATTCATAAAAGTGTTTGCTCTCTTAAAAGAGAAGTAAACACCACACAGAAAGTTCTGAACTTGAAAGACATTTTGCTGCTTGTGTGCCTTTAATCAAAACCAGCACACAAAATGCCAACTGTTGATACCTCATCATCCAACACCTTGGATGATATATAAACAAAAGCAGCCAGACTTTTCTACTCACAGGTCACTGTTGAGTTTCAGCTGTTCAAACTCAACACAAAGTCGTCTCAGGGCCTGTTCTTTTGAACCACCTCATTTGACACAGAACTAGCACTTGGTGGAGGCTTAGCTTGCAGATCTTGAAGACTTGGGGGTCCAGGAGCTACCCTGCCCTCCCTTCTCAGTGCTCTAGCAGTGAGTTCTGAGCTGGCTGTGGAGGGCATGAAAGGGTCCCTGGATGAGTGTGCATCAGTTCCTACATCCCTCTCCCAAAGGTGTCTCCCACCTGGCCTCGGACTCTCCTCAGTCCCCTCAGTAATGCTGGAAGAACTCCTGGATCCAATTTTCCAGGCATCTGTCTACCTGCCTACCCCTCCTCACGCTCGTCCTGCCAGGCTTTTATTTATAAGAGGCCCAGCCCCTGGTTCTCTTGTTCCCTGCAGGTCCCACTTCGGCCTCAGTCTGGCTCCCAACACCTGCCCTAGTCGAAAGGCTGCCTTCAATTTGCCTGCTCCTGGTTTCTGCTTTTCTATCAGACTCAGTCCAGCCATACTTCTTTTTACAACCTACtttcaaaattctaaaaacagTTACAAAACATCTCCTGAGGTTTCAGATAGCCTGACAAATGGACAAGCCATCTGAATTTTTAGTGAAGTGCATGTAAATAAATTGCTCAGACTTTGTTGACTTTTAAATTGGATTTGATTGACTGTGGAGCATGCCAACTTCCTCTGGGTCCTTCCTGGACTCTGGAAAGGGGGTGAGTAACTCTGCAGACTACCAGGGCCCAGAAGACTCCTTCAAACCCCATACTAACCCACAGCCATAGACGGTGCAGGAGGGAAGGAGTCTACAGGCACTGAGTCTGGCGGTCGTCCATAAGTCATTTCATACAGTAAGTGGCCAAAGCAGTGGACGTCCACACTTTCCAATGTCTGTGGAAGACAAGACAGCAGCAGCGTGGTCATCCTTCAGTTTGGGTTTGTGAATTCCAATGCTCCTTTCCTACACTTCCACTGAGAAACATGGCCCAGGGGCAACTCCACCCACAACTGGTAGTGAAAACACAACTCCAAAGCATTTTGCAAAAGCTCACAAGGCATTACTTTGACTCAAGATCTTGGTCCTACTCCACTGTTTTCCAGTCAGCGATTCTACATCTCTCCGTGTCCCATCTACCATTTCAACAAGGCTCTTGGAGGTACAGTGATGCTCTGTAGGAGGAAGAGGGCTAAGAGGCATGGCCTACCCTGCCTGTACCTCTCACTGCTTAGTGCATATTTCTTACATGGGCAGATCATGGGTCCTGCATGGGGGCAATTTATACCAAAAAATGAACTTGCTGTTTTGTTACTTTTAGCAACTTACATTGATtttcctgaactgtgagaaataggatcggtagaaggaaggaaggcccaATAAAGAATTCTCAAGGTCTAGCAGCCGGCAAGTGTCACCATCTAGCATCACATTGGAGGCATGCAGATGCCCATAAGGGAATCCCTTGTCATGTAGAAACTTTAGTacctattaaaaaatatgtataggtTACATTTTCTCCCCCAATTCATTCAGCTATGAGACAggttaaatttgtattttaagtcAATACATtgtgaaacaaaaccaaagaggtCACTGAGGAGATTCCTAAAGAAAAATGCCACTTCCATCCATTTCTTTGGAGAAGGGGATGATGCTGAATGCTTTCCAGCTATGAGACACAACAATAAGCTCCCTCATTTCCAAACAACAGAGGAGCAGTCTGCATGTACTTGGGGTTAACACCTTTGGTGCCAAAAAGCTCTACTTTAAGCACTTTCTGATCTCAACGGGCCAGCTCTTTTCAGGCCACAGTCTTGATCCTCCTGCACAGATGAGTAAAGCTATCATGTCAGGGCATCGGCCAAAGTTATTCAGGAAAAGAGGTTGAGCTGAAGACATCTCTAGACCAATCTCTTCTCAGAATATACTGGGCTGTTTATTAACAGAAACATATGACCGGCTCCCACAGAAAGAAGCAAACTTTTCCTGCCATTTAATAAACAGTGGCTCATCCAGTAATCCAGATCCCTAGATAAACCCCCACAAAGACCTTGTGAACTAGAGCAGTGCTAGCCAAAGGGGGTGCCCAGGGCAATCTACTGAGGACTGGAAGAAAATGATACaacttctcccttttcccttccttccttccttccttccttcctttggagCACGCACGCATGtcagcagggttggggcagagagagggagagagaaagaatcccaagcaggctctgtactgtcaccatggagcctgacacagggttcaaacccacaaactgtgagatcatgacctgagccaaaatcaagagtcggaccactgagccactcaggtgccactttaacttctccttcttcttgttttgtttttaatctccttcTTTCCTAACTTATAATGTACAACATATATTAGTAGTAGGGTACGCATATAATAGTTAAATATATGTAACatcggcggggggtggggtggggttatgtttaaattattttcactgaTAGGGTCTCACAATCCAAGGAGCCTGGAGAACACTGATGTAGAAAGAAAACGGGAAAGCCTTTTCATGCTAGTTACACTTATGCAAGGGAGCCATACGGTTACATattgacaaaacaaaaccaacaatatTGGCACAAAGATAAAGATCAACCAAACATAACACAAAAGTTGGTATCTGCACAGTAAAGTTCTTAAAAATCAGACACTAAATTCCAATAGCTAAGCTTTGGTAATTTTGTAGATCTAAACTGCTGTCTTAGGtctgaaatatttgctttttgggaTAAAATGGGACAATGCCATCAGTTTATAAGTGATCAGACAACTTAAACTATTTTGGATGTTGCCTAAGAACTTTCCCAAAAGAATACAGTAAACTGGATGAAATTCCAATGCAgcttaaacaaatattaaatacctCTTACCTCTAATATTTGCCGCccatatgtttttatttgctgGAGTTCAAGGCCCTGGATCTTCTTAGGATTGCAGTACTTCTTTAGGAATGGGTCTTTTGGTTTTGcctttggaaaagaacaaagagcaCATAAGAAAGCAGCAGAGGGTTTACATTCTGCACACAGCCTCCTGGAACAGGGAGGAGTCTGAGCAGCTGGTGGTGCCTGATGAGATCAGCTCACAGgaggtggttttttaaaatacaagggTCTGTACAGTTGATAGAAAGAAGCTGACCTGGGTTCCATCCCTTCTCTAGTCCAGTGAAGATCAAACAGGTCTTGACCTTGGCAGACCCCAAAGTCCTATTTTCCAACTTTCCTGAGATACTGCAGTATTGCTTTCTTAAGTGAAAGACACAAACTTCAAAACTGACCTAAGAAAGCAGCCTACAATGTAATGGACCTAAGCATTGTGTGTCCAACCTTCTTCCATGTGGGGAAAGGAATGCTCTTTAACCAGACTGGGTAGTTTTATTGCTAAAGTCAAAATAGattccaaataaaatcaaaattaaaataaagcccCCAGGGCCTAACTTCTGGAAACTTAAAGCTCAAGTATCAACAACAGGTTCTGAAGGGACTTGAGAAAGTCCTTATGACCATGAACTTGCACAAGTACCTTGTAGATCAGGTCCTTCAAAGTTCCTTTTTCATTAAACATCCTAATAAGCAATGCTGAGGATTCATTAGCTGTGGCAAAGGTGACCCGATAGATGTAAGGGTGCtgccaaaacaagaaagaaattcaCGATTATTCACATCAGTGTCTAGGTCCTTTGAGATAAGAATCTGGTTACATAGAGACAAGTACCATTTCAGCTGTGTAGTTGCACATAAATGTGGGGATGTCCCTGAATACATGGCATTTTCTTACAAGATGACCAACTAGCACCtcgttctttattttttttaatgtttatttatttggagagagacagagcgtgaggggagaggggcagagagagggggagagtgaaaatcccaagcaggctccccgctgtcagcacggagtcccatgcagggctcgatctcaccccaagccgaaatcaagagtcagacgcttaagcgactgagccacctgggtgcacCTGGTTCTTTAGATGAGAGAAGGAACATAAACAAAGGGAGGTGGCTAACCGGCACGGTGAGCTCTACATGTGAAGGTATCTGCCTGGGTATGCACATTCTCAGAACCCAGGCAAAAgggtggaagaaagagaaagtctgAGTTTGGGGGACAGTGGTTTTAATATTCTGCTGCTGTAAACTGGTAAAGACTATAGCCAAATCCTAGAACAGCCAAGTGAGGACCAGGGTAAATGTGTCTTTATTCACAGCTTTGCCTAACATTTCACACTGCTGTTCGGTACCACGCCAGGGAATGTAAAAGCCAGAAAACAAGCAAAAGCAGCATCCTTTGGCATCTTAAGCCCTTATCAAAAGCAGCTTGCAAGAATCTTCCGATCCTTCTACTGGAGTGTGCAATAGGACGATTCACAGGGTATTCCTGAGATGGAGACACTGCGTCAACCAAGTGGGGTGAAGAGTGAGACAAATTATTTAATGACTGAAAGGAAAGTCCTCGTATGACCTGGAATTTTGGTTACATGAACAAAGTGGCTTCAGACAGATATTACAATATCCATTAGCTCAAAggaataacattaaaatttaaacccTTAGGAGCTGAGCTGTGCAAGGAATCGGGAGGCAGGGGTtgagtggggtggggatggaaggGTGCGTccaaaaaatacagtaactgaTCATGAAGTTTCTCCTGATCATCACATCAAAATGATTGATGTTGACActctaacagctttattgaaatataaccgCACATACCATTAAAATTCATCTATTTACAGTGCACAAGTCAATGGTTTTCAGTAGATTCAGAGCTGTACAAACTACCACACaacctaattttagaacattttcatcaccccaaaaaggaacccaatgaataaaataaaaatctttgagtCCATACGATATaaacagaggggagaataggAAGCTCTTCCTTAGAGTGCCAACTCATAAACCTAAGAAGAATGATGAAGTTGGAAAATCTCAATGAGGCTAAAACTAGTGGATTTGGTAACAACAGGATATTTATACAGTCTCAAAATATCTCCTTTATTAATTCTTATCatcttatgaaaataattaagGATGGGTACAAATGTTTAGCCTGAATTGTtcactgtggctttttttttaaaataagaacaaaaatctgGAAGTGGTCCAAATGTCTAGTATAAGATTAGCTGAATAAACTGAAGTAAAGCCAACGAGAATTCTATGGAGCCAGAATAATGATGTTATACTATATGTATTCAACATAAAAGATGCGCATGGTATACCATTAACCAAAAAATCAGGTTTTAAAATAATacgtatataatttttcaaaaataaccatATAAAGCTCTAGAAAAGCAACAACTACACATTTTGGTTCATGCTTCTGGTTGGTTGGGATTACaagtgagttttattttatttttgcttttccatgttttctgaCTTTCCACAATTTTAATATGCACCACTTATCTGTACTACCTCCTTTTAAAAAACCACaaccattaaaagaaatttggaggggcgtctgggtggctcagttggttaagtgtccaacttcggctcaagtcgtcgtgatctcacagttcatgggttcaagccctgcctgaggctctgtgctgacagctcagaacttagagcctgcttcggattctgtgactccatctctccctctgctcctcccctgttcgtgtactcattctctaaataaataaataaataaataaataaatgtatgtatgttgaaaaccaaaatttaaaaaaaaaaaaatggaattgaatgCTGAGAGCCTGTGTCACACAACTAATCGCACTCAAAGACCACAGCATTTTTCTTGGCTACATATCACACTTCATTAAAAGCTTGGTTTTGCTAGCCTGACAAGACCTTCTATCTTCAAAAACGAACTTGCCAACCCAACTAGACAGGTCAGCATAATTGTGCTCATGAATGACTCAGTCTAGGGTCCTACATCCTCATGCAGACCACAGATAAATAACATCAATACTAACTCAATGTTCTGGCCAGATTAGTCTTTTCCTGAAGACATTCTGCATATATTCTGAAACATattgatgtgtttttttccaCTAAAGGCCTTGGATCAAAATGTACATTAGCATAAACAATACCAGGCACTCCTAAAGGCCAACTATTTGGCCTGTGAGAATAGTGACTCAGACAGCAAAAGAGCTCTTGTACTTCCCCGTACCCAGCCTATCTAAATCTATATTAGTTCTGTTTTCTCAGGCTAGAAACAGATCTTTCAATTCCATGGATATAAACATCCTCATCAAGAACAAAGTGGGTGCTTTCCTATTCTGACATTtgtttaaaacacacataacCATTTAAATTATCATGTTTCATGGTTTGTGTAGATGTCACGAATGCCATTTAAATGGCCTCTGAACTATAGGAGTAGCCCTGAACAATTTCAGTCTGAACTAAAATCCACTCTACCTCTCCATTCCGTTGAGCCTACAGAGTATTTCCAGCTCGTCTGTCCATGGTCACCTACAAGAAAACACTGTGAATCTGTCATCAGTACATAGAATAATAGAAGGGCTTGTACTCACCAAACAGGAAGGCAGAAGTTTGATTAGACACTGAAAATCTTTATCTGACAGATACTTGTCGGGACCAAGGTCAGCCTGAAAACATGGGGGGAAATATTAGGGTGTTGCCTtagtaatcaaaagaaaaattccttgttactctttcccttttttcatttGCCCAAATATATGACTGTAAACCAAAGATGAAAACCACACTAAGTCTTGTTGCCTCAAGGCTTTTCTGGAGAGGtagaatataaacatatatgtaccaGGATTTAACTACACTCTTATCAAATTCCATTAACCAAATCACTAGAACTCCCAAAGTGAGAGATATAACATAAAGTAATGTTCAAGTATGTCTTCCTTAAAACAAACTGCAAAATTGCCAATCCTAAAGAggttccagaaatattttaagcTGTTCCTGTTTCTTTCCAGACGTTTACTAGTTGATCAGATAATATCACATCCATATAACCAAATGAATAAGCAAAGTGACTCAAAATGACTCTCTTTTGTTGTGGGACTGAAGAGGCCTTATACATCATTCAGGAGCACAGTACAgtttcttaattctcttttccAATATCTGCTTTCATAAACCCAGCTAAAGTCCCTGAAATGAGACTGAAGCAAAAAACCAGCTTACCCAGCTTAACACTAGCCGTTCCTTTGGCTGATTTTTAATCTTCAtcaagaaatatttcttccttattctccAACCTGCCATAAAAGCAGAGATGTATTTATAGCATATCATTTTTACACCAACAGAAATATCATCaactaaagaataataaaacttaaGTTTGGTAATACTATCCACAGTAACACAGGCACCAGCAAAATGACCATTTGGTAATGTTGACATGGGAAAGACTGTacttaagaaaagcaaaacaaaacaaaaagtccagaaaccccaccaaaaaaacaccaaaaacaacgGCAAAGAAACTATTCTATTCACGGGAATAGAAAAACTTCAGTTAAAGTTTAGTGAGAAAGAGTGACGGCAAATGAATGAGGGCCCTAAAAGTACACAGTACTACCCTCCAAACCCTCAGGTAGTGCTTTACCCAAGATTCATGAAGTATAAAAATTATGGGCTGCACCTCCAGGCAgtcagaaagcaaaaagaaaaagaaatcacctgCATTTAAGAGCTTTCTCAGGATACAGACAGGAAAGTGTGACAAAGAGTCCAGTTCTGTTACCTGTATTAACAGACTAGACATATGCCAGTTTCTCACCTATGTCTTTCAATGGTTCTACCACCTCCCACTTTGGTTCTGATCGGAAGAACATGGAAACTTGCTGTAAGGCAATCTCTGCAAAGACATTTTAGAAACTCATCAGACAAACCTATCATGAAAGTACCATATGCTTAAGATCTTATTCTAGCAAATGAAATCCTTATGGTCTATGACCTTcttaaaaaacttaattaaaaaaaaatctgcagataTAACTGCAATGTAGGATTCtagattggatcctggaacagaaaaaggacattagtggaaaaactagTGAAATCTGCATAGAATCTGTAGTTAATAGTAATGCACCAATGttgatttcttagttttgataactGTGCCATGGTCATGTAAGATGGGGAAATTCGGTGAGGGGTGGTATATGGAAACTCTCTGTACTctataagtctaaaattattccaaagtaaaaagtttattaaaaagagtaattattaatgatataaaagaatgcatagatattttttaaactgaaagatCTAAAATACCTAAACTAGTTGGCATAAGCCAGGACTTCATTATATGCACCAGGCCACAACCCAagcacaaaattcaaaatgtgatCTGAGGTCAGCTCAGAACAGTCTTTATGTTGCTCCAAGTGATATTTATCCTGTCTTCATTCCTCATGGAATTACAGCTTTCACCAACAAAGAAGCGATTAGCCTTAAATATAT encodes the following:
- the PXK gene encoding PX domain-containing protein kinase-like protein isoform X8; amino-acid sequence: MAFMEKPPAGKVLLDDTVPLTAAIEASQSLQSHTEYIIRVQRGISVENSWQIVRRYSDFDLLNNSLQIAGLSLPLPPKKLIGNMDREFIAERQKGLQNYLNVITTNHVLSNCELVKKFLDPNNYSANYTEIALQQVSMFFRSEPKWEVVEPLKDIGWRIRKKYFLMKIKNQPKERLVLSWADLGPDKYLSDKDFQCLIKLLPSCLHPYIYRVTFATANESSALLIRMFNEKGTLKDLIYKAKPKDPFLKKYCNPKKIQGLELQQIKTYGRQILEVLKFLHDKGFPYGHLHASNVMLDGDTCRLLDLENSLLGLPSFYRSYFSQFRKINTLESVDVHCFGHLLYEMTYGRPPDSVPVDSFPPAPSMAVVAVLESTLSCEACKNGMPTVSRLLQMPLFSDVLLTTSEKPQFKIPTKLKEALRIAKECIEKRLIEEQKQIHQHRRLTRAQSHHGSEEERKKRKILARKKSKRSAVENSEEYSAKYSNSNNSAGSGASSPLTSPSSPTPPSTAEHAPF
- the PXK gene encoding PX domain-containing protein kinase-like protein isoform X3 translates to MAFMEKPPAGKVLLDDTVPLTAAIEASQSLQSHTEYIIRVQRGISVENSWQIVRRYSDFDLLNNSLQIAGLSLPLPPKKLIGNMDREFIAERQKGLQNYLNVITTNHVLSNCELVKKFLDPNNYSANYTEIALQQVSMFFRSEPKWEVVEPLKDIGWRIRKKYFLMKIKNQPKERLVLSWADLGPDKYLSDKDFQCLIKLLPSCLHPYIYRVTFATANESSALLIRMFNEKGTLKDLIYKAKPKDPFLKKYCNPKKIQGLELQQIKTYGRQILEVLKFLHDKGFPYGHLHASNVMLDGDTCRLLDLENSLLGLPSFYRSYFSQFRKINTLESVDVHCFGHLLYEMTYGRPPDSVPVDSFPPAPSMAVVAVLESTLSCEACKNGMPTVSRLLQMPLFSDVLLTTSEKPQFKIPTKLKEALRIAKECIEKRLIEEQKQIHQHRRLTRAQSHHGSEEERKKRKILARKKSKRSAVENSEEYSAKYSNSNNSAGSGASSPLTSPSSPTPPSTAGTRCFRCQRSWFCHSELVSCAWKSCCSCLKGGSLPGLDL
- the PXK gene encoding PX domain-containing protein kinase-like protein isoform X7, giving the protein MAFMEKPPAGKVLLDDTVPLTAAIEASQSLQSHTEYIIRVQRGISVENSWQIVRRYSDFDLLNNSLQIAGLSLPLPPKKLIGNMDREFIAERQKGLQNYLNVITTNHVLSNCELVKKFLDPNNYSANYTEIALQQVSMFFRSEPKWEVVEPLKDIGWRIRKKYFLMKIKNQPKERLVLSWADLGPDKYLSDKDFQCLIKLLPSCLHPYIYRVTFATANESSALLIRMFNEKGTLKDLIYKAKPKDPFLKKYCNPKKIQGLELQQIKTYGRQILEVLKFLHDKGFPYGHLHASNVMLDGDTCRLLDLENSLLGLPSFYRSYFSQFRKINTLESVDVHCFGHLLYEMTYGRPPDSVPVDSFPPAPSMAVVAVLESTLSCEACKNGMPTVSRLLQMPLFSDVLLTTSEKPQFKIPTKLKEALRIAKECIEKRLIEEQKQIHQHRRLTRAQSHHGSEEERKKRKILARKKSKRSAVENSEEYSAKYSNSNNSGSGASSPLTSPSSPTPPSTAVEHAPF
- the PXK gene encoding PX domain-containing protein kinase-like protein isoform X6, with the translated sequence MAFMEKPPAGKVLLDDTVPLTAAIEASQSLQSHTEYIIRVQRGISVENSWQIVRRYSDFDLLNNSLQIAGLSLPLPPKKLIGNMDREFIAERQKGLQNYLNVITTNHVLSNCELVKKFLDPNNYSANYTEIALQQVSMFFRSEPKWEVVEPLKDIGWRIRKKYFLMKIKNQPKERLVLSWADLGPDKYLSDKDFQCLIKLLPSCLHPYIYRVTFATANESSALLIRMFNEKGTLKDLIYKAKPKDPFLKKYCNPKKIQGLELQQIKTYGRQILEVLKFLHDKGFPYGHLHASNVMLDGDTCRLLDLENSLLGLPSFYRSYFSQFRKINTLESVDVHCFGHLLYEMTYGRPPDSVPVDSFPPAPSMAVVAVLESTLSCEACKNGMPTVSRLLQMPLFSDVLLTTSEKPQFKIPTKLKEALRIAKECIEKRLIEEQKQIHQHRRLTRAQSHHGSEEERKKRKILARKKSKRSAVENSEEYSAKYSNSNNSAGSGASSPLTSPSSPTPPSTAVEHAPF